A window from Dehalococcoidia bacterium encodes these proteins:
- a CDS encoding amidohydrolase encodes MIIDMHGHLNAPSELYAYKAGLLSSRGAYTHWNGIPDEKLKPVIENHIATVLDQVGTDMQFLSPRPFQLMHSEKPGRLVDAFCKANNDLIAKTVEMFPARYQAVAGLPQLHGEPVDVVFEELDRCVNDLGFIGIMINPDPSEGLDNDTPPMGDEYWYPLYEKMVKYDVPAIIHSASCKNIRESYTGHFITEESIQTVSLCDSTVFEDFPDLKIIMCHGGGSIPYQIGRWRALRWRTPNAKPFDESLRQLYFDSVLYNKEGLELLFKIVGTDRCMFGTERPGTGSSKDPNTGLWLDDLKPVVESIDWLTDEDRSNIFEDVTRKVFPRFKG; translated from the coding sequence ATGATTATTGACATGCATGGGCACCTTAATGCCCCATCTGAGCTCTATGCATATAAGGCTGGATTACTTTCGAGCCGAGGCGCATATACTCATTGGAACGGTATACCAGATGAGAAGTTAAAACCTGTCATAGAAAACCATATTGCTACTGTTTTGGACCAAGTTGGAACGGATATGCAGTTCCTTTCTCCTCGACCTTTTCAGTTAATGCATTCCGAGAAACCTGGCCGTTTAGTAGACGCTTTTTGCAAAGCTAATAACGACTTAATTGCTAAGACTGTGGAAATGTTTCCCGCTAGGTACCAAGCGGTCGCGGGGCTGCCGCAGCTTCATGGTGAGCCCGTGGACGTTGTGTTTGAAGAACTAGATCGCTGCGTTAATGACCTTGGCTTTATCGGGATCATGATCAACCCTGACCCTTCTGAGGGATTGGATAACGACACTCCTCCTATGGGAGATGAATACTGGTACCCGTTGTATGAAAAAATGGTCAAGTACGACGTACCGGCAATCATTCATTCTGCATCTTGCAAGAATATACGTGAATCTTATACCGGCCACTTCATAACTGAAGAAAGCATACAGACTGTTTCACTTTGCGATTCGACGGTTTTTGAAGATTTTCCTGATTTGAAAATCATTATGTGCCATGGCGGAGGGTCTATTCCTTACCAGATTGGGCGCTGGCGTGCACTTCGGTGGCGTACACCCAATGCCAAGCCTTTTGATGAAAGTCTCCGCCAGCTCTATTTTGATTCAGTCTTGTACAACAAAGAAGGACTGGAATTATTGTTCAAAATTGTAGGCACTGATCGGTGTATGTTTGGTACTGAACGACCTGGGACAGGCTCTTCAAAGGATCCCAATACAGGATTATGGCTAGACGATTTAAAACCGGTAGTAGAGAGTATAGATTGGTTGACTGATGAAGACAGGTCAAACATATTTGAGGATGTTACACGTAAAGTGTTCCCGCGGTTTAAGGGTTAA
- a CDS encoding iron-containing alcohol dehydrogenase yields the protein MDSTGDQYWLPTEIIFGEGELDHLAEYVPESAKKILIISGSKALRSQGVHDRLLTMLGTERVVFYEGVPSNPVPQDIDNAVNAAVSNQCDVVIGIGGGSVIDVAKCVALLSTQPAPVKGFLRGDQAIKIPGIPCIAVPSTAGTGSEVTKWATVWDPIEKRKYSLDHDFLYPKVALVDPTLTYSMPDWVTATTGLDALTQAIEAYWSKASQPTSDMYALAAVRKIISNLKDAFDSNDPLARREVAAGSLMAGQAFSNTRTTICHSLSYPMTANWGIVHGQAVSITLPVFLEANAEVLAEKIDPLLEALEVPKLGDGVSSIRNLMEAIGLKIRLSDLGIDEVGLSRVIDEGYYPERADNNPVKYTSEEIRLLLQEIL from the coding sequence ATGGATAGTACGGGTGATCAGTATTGGCTGCCTACTGAAATTATTTTTGGAGAGGGTGAATTAGATCACCTTGCAGAATATGTACCAGAGTCCGCAAAAAAAATACTAATAATTAGCGGATCAAAGGCACTTCGAAGCCAGGGAGTGCATGATCGCCTTCTGACTATGCTAGGTACTGAGAGAGTAGTTTTCTACGAAGGTGTGCCGTCTAATCCCGTACCCCAAGATATTGATAATGCCGTTAATGCTGCGGTGAGTAATCAATGTGACGTGGTGATTGGAATTGGTGGCGGGAGCGTAATTGACGTAGCCAAGTGCGTTGCACTTCTAAGTACACAACCTGCACCCGTGAAAGGATTCCTGCGAGGAGATCAGGCAATAAAAATCCCAGGCATACCATGTATTGCTGTTCCCTCCACGGCTGGTACTGGTTCAGAAGTCACAAAATGGGCAACAGTATGGGATCCTATCGAGAAGAGGAAATACTCCCTCGATCATGATTTCCTTTATCCCAAGGTCGCCTTAGTTGACCCAACGCTCACGTATTCGATGCCAGATTGGGTAACAGCGACCACTGGCTTGGATGCCCTTACCCAGGCGATAGAGGCCTACTGGTCTAAGGCTTCCCAACCTACATCCGATATGTACGCTCTTGCCGCTGTTAGGAAAATCATTAGCAACTTGAAAGATGCCTTTGATTCAAATGATCCTTTGGCACGAAGGGAGGTTGCGGCTGGAAGTCTTATGGCGGGCCAAGCTTTTTCTAACACCAGAACAACGATTTGCCATTCGCTTTCTTATCCCATGACTGCTAACTGGGGAATAGTTCATGGTCAGGCAGTTTCAATCACGCTGCCTGTTTTCCTTGAGGCCAATGCTGAAGTCCTCGCCGAGAAAATTGACCCTCTTCTAGAAGCATTGGAAGTTCCTAAACTAGGTGATGGAGTTTCCAGTATAAGGAATTTAATGGAAGCAATTGGTTTAAAAATCCGCCTCAGTGATTTAGGGATCGATGAAGTTGGGTTAAGCAGGGTTATTGATGAAGGTTATTACCCCGAGCGTGCAGATAACAATCCGGTGAAGTACACATCGGAGGAAATACGCTTGCTGCTTCAAGAAATTCTCTGA
- a CDS encoding methylated-DNA--[protein]-cysteine S-methyltransferase, whose product MIDTYYDVFESSWGWIAVCGSDKGIRYGTLPEPTLDRAIFDLESVMRRPLPELEPGSFSAFGRQIEEYFQGTRKSWDVELDLEDATAFFRRAWDACQSIPFGETRSYKWLALSAGNIRASRGAGQAMARNRIPIVIPCHRVIGEDGGLHGFGGPGLPMKKRLLELEKNN is encoded by the coding sequence ATGATAGATACTTATTATGATGTTTTTGAAAGCTCATGGGGGTGGATTGCTGTATGCGGCTCTGATAAGGGAATCAGATATGGAACATTGCCTGAGCCTACTTTGGATCGGGCAATTTTTGATCTTGAGTCTGTTATGCGCCGCCCTTTACCTGAATTGGAGCCAGGGAGTTTCAGTGCGTTTGGTCGACAAATAGAAGAATATTTCCAAGGAACAAGAAAATCTTGGGATGTTGAGCTCGATCTTGAAGACGCAACTGCTTTCTTTCGTAGAGCATGGGACGCCTGCCAGAGTATTCCTTTCGGAGAGACAAGAAGCTATAAATGGCTGGCGTTATCAGCTGGCAATATTAGAGCTTCTCGGGGCGCGGGTCAGGCAATGGCCCGGAATAGAATTCCTATTGTAATTCCTTGTCATCGTGTAATTGGTGAAGACGGTGGACTACATGGTTTTGGTGGACCTGGATTACCAATGAAAAAAAGGCTTTTGGAGCTTGAGAAAAATAATTAG